A region of the Pantoea alfalfae genome:
TCACGGCCTTTCTGGTGCCCGATGATCATCACCGGACGTCCATCAAGACGCGCAATCCCGCCGACAATCGCTTTGTCGTCCGCATAAGCACGGTCGCCCGCCAGCTCATCGAAATCGTCGAAGGCGTTGCGAACGTAGTCAAAGGTGTAAGGACGTAAAGGATGGCGTGCCAGTTGGGCAATTTGCCATGCGCCCAAATCGGCGAAGATTTTACGGGTCAGCTCAACGCTTTTCTCACGCAGACGCTGAACTTCTTCATCCAGATTAACGTGTTTATCATCCTGACGACCAATCGAGGTCAGCGAATCAATCTTCGCTTCCAGTTCTGCAATTGGCTGTTCAAAATCCAGGTAATTAAGACTCATAATGTTCCTGTTCTAGTCAAACTCCAGTTCCACCTGCTCCGATCCAATCAACGAGCGCAGATCGTTAAGTAAACGATCGCTGGGCGAAATTCGCCACGCTGCACCAAAGCGCAGCTTCGCTCGCGCGTCGGCTCTCTGATAGTAGAGATGCACCGGAATAGTCCCTGATCGATGGGGTTCCAGGGACTGACGGAGTCGGTTTAATAGCTGGTCATCAATTTGCCTGTCCGTCAGCGAGATAGCAAGTCCGCGCGCGTATTTTTCGCGAGCTTCGTCGATGTCCATGACTTCACGCGCGGTCATTTTAAGCCCACCACTGAAGTCATCAAAGCTGACCTGTCCGCTGACGATCAGGATTCGGTCTTTCTCCAGCAACTGCTGGTATTTATCTAACGCATCGGTAAATAACATCACCTCAAGACGACCGGAGCGATCGTCCAGAGTACAGATACCAATTCGGTTGCCGCGTTTGGTCACCATTACCCGCGCGGCGATCACCAGACCGGCCGCCACGGTAATTTTACCCCGATCGGTAGGATGCATATCTTTCAGCCGCACCCCGCCAACGTAACGCTCAATTTCTTTCAGATACTGATTAATCGGGTGGCCGGTCAGGTACAAGCCCAGCGTTTCCCGTTCACCATCCAGCTGCACCTGCTCAGGCCAGGGTGTGACGCTGGCGTACGATTTCTCAACCTGCTCCGGCTCTTCTGCCAGTACGCCAAACATATCTGCCTGACCAATCGCTTCCGCTTTCGCGTGTTGATCGGCCGCTTTCAGCGCGTCGCTGAGTGCACTCATCAGCGCCGCGCGATGCGGTCCGAGGCGATCAAAGGCCCCGGACATAATCAGTTTCTCCATCACCCGACGGTTGATCTTTTTGGTATCGGTACGGGCGCAGAGATCAAACAGCTCGCGGAAATAGCCGCCTTCGTTACGGGCGTCGATGATCGCTTCGATCGGACCTTCGCCCACGCCTTTGATCGCGCCTATGCCGTACACGATCTCGCCCGCTTCGTTAACATGGAACGGATAGAGACCGGAGTTAATATCGGGCGGCAGGACTTTCAACCCCATCCGCCAGCACTCATCGACCAGGCCGACTACTTTCTCGGTGTTATCCATATCGGCGGTCATAACCGCCGCCATAAACTCAGCCGGATAGTGCGCTTTCAGCCACAGCGTCTGATAGGAGACCAGTGCGTAGGCCGCAGAGTGTGACTTGTTAAAGCCATACCCTGCAAATTTTTCCACCAGATCGAAGATCTTCATCGACAGTTCGCCGTCGATGCCCATGCTTTCGGCACCGTCGCGGAAGACTGAACGCTGTTTGGCCATCTCCTCAGGTTTCTTTTTACCCATGGCGCGACGCAGCATATCTGCACCGCCCAGGGTGTAACCGGACAGGACCTGGGCGATCTGCATCACCTGTTCCTGATAGAGGATGATGCCGTACGTTGGCTCCAGTACTGGCTTCAGGCTTTCATGCTGCCACTGGATGTCGGGATAGGAGATCGCTTCCCGGCCATGCTTACGGTCAATGAAGTTGTCTACCATGCCGGACTGCAGAGGACCAGGACGGAACAGCGCCACCAGTGCGATCATATCTTCGAAGCAGTCGGGCTTAAGACGCTTAATCAGATCTTTCATGCCGCGCGATTCAAGCTGGAACACTGCGGTGGTTTCCGAGCGCTGCAGCATATCGAAGCTTTTCTTATCATCCAGTGGGATCGCGGCGATATCGATCGGCTCCAGTCCCTCTTTTTCCCGGCGCGGATTGATCATCTTCAGCGCCCAGTCGATGATGGTCAGCGTACGCAGCCCCAGGAAGTCGAACTTCACCAGTCCGGCATATTCCACATCATTTTTATCGAACTGGGTGACCGGGAACTGGCCGTGCTCATCGCAATAGAGCGGCGCAAAATCGGTGATCTTCGTTGGCGCAATGACCACGCCACCCGCATGCTTACCGGCGTTACGCGTCACCCCTTCCAGCTTGCGCGCCATGTCGATGAGCGCTTTCACCTCTTCATCTGCGTCATACATCGCAGGAAGTTGTGGTTCAGCAATAAACGCTTTTTCCAGCGTCATGCCGGGATCGGGCGGGATCAGTTTTGAAATACGGTCAACGAAGCCGTAAGGATGACCCAGCACGCGGCCCACATCGCGGATAACCGCTTTCGCTGCCATGGTGCCGAAGGTAATGATCTGTGAAACCGCTTCACGTCCGTACATATCGGCGACATGTTCGATCACCTGATCGCGCTTCTCCATGCAGAAGTCGACGTCGAAGTCGGGCATTGAGACACGTTCAGGGTTCAGGAAGCGTTCGAACAGCAGGTCAAATTCCAGCGGATCGATATCGGTGATTTTCAACGCATAGGCCACCAGCGAACCCGCACCCGAACCACGCCCCGGTCCGACCGGCACACCGTTATCCTTGGACCACTGGATGAACTCCATTACGATCAGGAAGTAGCCCGGGAATCCCATCTGGTTGATAACGTTGAGTTCAATTTCCAAACGCTCATCATATTCCGGGCGTTTTTCCGCGCGCTCAGCCTCGTCCGGGAACAGGAACACCAGACGCTCTTCCAGTCCCTCACGGGATTTCACCACCAGATAATCTTCAGTGGTCATGTCGCCGGTCGGGAACTGCGGCAGGAAGTACTCGCCGAGCCGGACCGTGACGTTACAACGCTTAGCAATCTCTACGCTGTTTTCCAGCGCTTCCGGGATGTCCGAGAACAGCTCGCACATCTCTTCTTCGCTGCGCATATATTGCTGAGGACTGTAGTTGCGCGGACGCTTGGGATCATCCAGCGTATAGCCGTCGTGAATCGCAACGCGAATTTCGTGCGCGTCGAAATCTTCTGCGTTGATAAAGCAGACTTCATTGGTGGCGACGACCGGGATGCCCTCGGCAATGGCCAGCTCAACGGCGGCATGCAGATAGCTCTCTTCGTCCTGACGACCGGTGCGGATCAGCTCCAGATAGTAGCGATCAGGGAAATGCTGCTGGTAAAACGACAGACACTGCGACACCAGGGCGTTATTGCCACGCAGCAGGCTGCGGCCCACATCGCCACGCCGTCCGCCCGACAGCAGGATTAACCCTTCCTGCAACTCAATCAGCCAGTCGCGATCGATGATCGGTCCATCCACGCCATAACCACGCTGATAGGCGCGGGAGATCAGCAGCGTCAGATTCTGATAGCCGGTATTACTTGAAGCCAGCACGGTAAGTTGGGTCAGCTCATCCCCCATCAACTCGCTGGCAACGTTGAA
Encoded here:
- the dnaE gene encoding DNA polymerase III subunit alpha codes for the protein MAEPRFIHLRVHSDYSMVDGLAKTGPLIKKAAALGMPAIAITDFTNLCGLVKFYGGAHSAGIKPVIGADFNVASELMGDELTQLTVLASSNTGYQNLTLLISRAYQRGYGVDGPIIDRDWLIELQEGLILLSGGRRGDVGRSLLRGNNALVSQCLSFYQQHFPDRYYLELIRTGRQDEESYLHAAVELAIAEGIPVVATNEVCFINAEDFDAHEIRVAIHDGYTLDDPKRPRNYSPQQYMRSEEEMCELFSDIPEALENSVEIAKRCNVTVRLGEYFLPQFPTGDMTTEDYLVVKSREGLEERLVFLFPDEAERAEKRPEYDERLEIELNVINQMGFPGYFLIVMEFIQWSKDNGVPVGPGRGSGAGSLVAYALKITDIDPLEFDLLFERFLNPERVSMPDFDVDFCMEKRDQVIEHVADMYGREAVSQIITFGTMAAKAVIRDVGRVLGHPYGFVDRISKLIPPDPGMTLEKAFIAEPQLPAMYDADEEVKALIDMARKLEGVTRNAGKHAGGVVIAPTKITDFAPLYCDEHGQFPVTQFDKNDVEYAGLVKFDFLGLRTLTIIDWALKMINPRREKEGLEPIDIAAIPLDDKKSFDMLQRSETTAVFQLESRGMKDLIKRLKPDCFEDMIALVALFRPGPLQSGMVDNFIDRKHGREAISYPDIQWQHESLKPVLEPTYGIILYQEQVMQIAQVLSGYTLGGADMLRRAMGKKKPEEMAKQRSVFRDGAESMGIDGELSMKIFDLVEKFAGYGFNKSHSAAYALVSYQTLWLKAHYPAEFMAAVMTADMDNTEKVVGLVDECWRMGLKVLPPDINSGLYPFHVNEAGEIVYGIGAIKGVGEGPIEAIIDARNEGGYFRELFDLCARTDTKKINRRVMEKLIMSGAFDRLGPHRAALMSALSDALKAADQHAKAEAIGQADMFGVLAEEPEQVEKSYASVTPWPEQVQLDGERETLGLYLTGHPINQYLKEIERYVGGVRLKDMHPTDRGKITVAAGLVIAARVMVTKRGNRIGICTLDDRSGRLEVMLFTDALDKYQQLLEKDRILIVSGQVSFDDFSGGLKMTAREVMDIDEAREKYARGLAISLTDRQIDDQLLNRLRQSLEPHRSGTIPVHLYYQRADARAKLRFGAAWRISPSDRLLNDLRSLIGSEQVELEFD